In Arthrobacter alpinus, a single window of DNA contains:
- the frr gene encoding ribosome recycling factor, producing MIEEALLEAEEKMDKAIEVAKEEFSAVRTGRANPAMFHKVMVEYYGSPTPLQQLASFSVPEARTLLISPFDKTAMHDIERALSSSEVGANPSNDGTVIRINMPELTQERRKEYVKIVRTKGEDAKISVRNIRRKAKEQLDRLVKDGDAGEDEGNRAEKELDAMTKSHVDNIDELLKRKEAELLEV from the coding sequence GTGATCGAAGAAGCATTGCTCGAGGCAGAAGAAAAGATGGACAAGGCCATTGAGGTTGCCAAAGAGGAATTCTCTGCGGTCCGCACTGGCCGTGCCAACCCTGCCATGTTCCATAAGGTCATGGTTGAGTACTACGGTTCGCCGACGCCGCTGCAGCAGCTGGCCTCGTTCTCCGTTCCGGAAGCACGCACCCTGCTGATCTCTCCGTTCGACAAGACGGCCATGCATGACATCGAGCGCGCACTGAGCTCCTCCGAGGTTGGCGCCAACCCATCCAACGACGGCACCGTTATCCGCATCAACATGCCGGAGCTGACCCAGGAACGCCGCAAGGAATACGTCAAGATTGTCCGCACCAAGGGTGAAGACGCCAAGATCTCTGTTCGCAACATCCGTCGCAAGGCCAAGGAGCAGCTGGACCGCCTAGTCAAGGATGGCGACGCCGGTGAAGACGAGGGCAACCGCGCCGAGAAGGAACTTGACGCCATGACCAAGTCTCACGTGGACAACATCGACGAATTGCTCAAACGCAAGGAAGCCGAGCTCCTCGAGGTCTAA